A genomic region of Gemmata massiliana contains the following coding sequences:
- a CDS encoding patatin-like phospholipase family protein, with amino-acid sequence MTKISLVMSGAVSLGSYHAGVLTELLYALDYHRRNGRAYELDVITGASAGSITGALVAYAVMNNFGARTGLHKAWVELASIDRLLQKPPTNALLDPGAVRDIAKECLPEPLVPASPAPFAPEKLWLGFTLSNLNGLNRSISAPGNPGGTHFDSTFFDDIRTYRLVRGRASDPPERARRLWSSEDRATWDDVAEFGIASGAFPLAFPPVRLSRLLWELPLLAAPVPDPLEYTYVDGGTFNNQPIGEAVRLSREADDGELHPDRKYLFVNAAARNDDLNAAINPKSSMWEIAKRLLSCIFAQSRTSDWIRALLVDTQVRWRDGFFAQLVSVVRTTTVPDPAPLLRGLTQLAQQIEEVEAGQPDARSPRPSADEMRAVEEKHAERLATLDPAPTPEQRSALLRLFFQLDATERKYAAALRSDPPLPQTKREVLVLLFYLLDHVADLDERKQLAIWITSPPEGGLAGTQLEWFGGFFEQRWREYNFRKGRVLARPTLESMLGAYPEQDGGAPYAITPDLKNSPNERLRDTKPAPRVRFRDALVERVKTLAEVFEPHGFRGWLLRHTTGGVGAIAAEYARHLLDDQLEL; translated from the coding sequence GTGACGAAGATCTCGCTCGTTATGTCCGGCGCGGTGTCCCTGGGCTCCTACCATGCCGGGGTGCTCACCGAACTCCTTTACGCCTTGGATTACCACCGCCGGAACGGGCGGGCGTACGAACTCGATGTGATCACCGGCGCGTCCGCGGGATCGATCACGGGGGCGCTGGTCGCGTACGCGGTAATGAACAATTTCGGGGCCCGAACGGGTTTGCACAAGGCGTGGGTCGAACTCGCGTCCATCGACCGCTTGCTCCAGAAGCCCCCGACGAACGCTCTGTTGGACCCGGGGGCGGTGCGCGACATCGCCAAGGAGTGCTTGCCCGAACCGCTCGTTCCCGCGTCCCCGGCCCCGTTTGCCCCGGAGAAACTGTGGCTGGGGTTCACGCTGTCCAACCTGAACGGGCTCAATCGGAGCATTAGCGCGCCTGGCAACCCCGGGGGGACCCATTTCGATTCCACGTTCTTTGATGACATTCGGACGTACCGGTTGGTACGGGGCCGCGCGTCGGATCCGCCCGAGCGCGCCCGGCGGCTCTGGAGTTCGGAAGACCGGGCGACGTGGGACGATGTGGCCGAGTTCGGGATCGCGTCCGGGGCCTTCCCGCTCGCGTTCCCACCGGTCCGGCTGTCGCGCCTGCTCTGGGAGCTGCCCCTTCTGGCCGCACCGGTCCCGGACCCGCTCGAGTACACGTACGTGGACGGGGGAACGTTCAATAACCAACCGATTGGCGAGGCCGTGCGCTTGAGCCGCGAGGCCGACGACGGGGAACTGCACCCGGACCGCAAGTACCTGTTCGTCAACGCCGCCGCCCGGAACGACGACCTGAACGCCGCGATCAACCCGAAGTCGTCCATGTGGGAGATCGCCAAGCGGCTCCTCAGTTGCATCTTCGCCCAGTCCCGAACGTCCGATTGGATCCGGGCCCTCCTCGTCGACACGCAGGTCCGCTGGCGCGACGGGTTCTTTGCCCAGCTGGTGAGCGTGGTGCGGACGACGACCGTACCGGACCCAGCCCCGCTGCTCCGGGGCCTGACGCAACTGGCCCAGCAGATCGAAGAAGTCGAGGCCGGGCAACCGGACGCGCGCTCGCCCCGCCCCAGCGCGGACGAAATGCGCGCGGTCGAAGAGAAGCACGCGGAGCGCCTGGCGACCCTCGACCCGGCCCCGACACCCGAGCAACGGTCCGCGCTCCTCCGACTCTTCTTCCAACTCGATGCCACGGAGCGAAAGTACGCCGCCGCGCTCCGCTCGGACCCGCCCCTTCCGCAGACCAAGCGTGAGGTACTCGTCCTGTTGTTCTATCTCCTCGATCACGTTGCCGACTTGGACGAGCGCAAGCAGCTCGCGATCTGGATCACGTCCCCTCCCGAAGGGGGGCTCGCGGGTACGCAACTCGAGTGGTTCGGCGGGTTCTTCGAGCAGAGGTGGCGGGAGTACAACTTCCGCAAGGGCCGGGTGCTGGCGCGCCCGACCTTGGAGAGCATGCTGGGTGCGTACCCGGAACAGGACGGGGGGGCACCGTACGCGATCACCCCGGACCTGAAGAACAGCCCCAACGAGCGCTTGAGGGACACGAAACCGGCCCCGCGCGTTCGGTTCCGTGACGCGCTCGTCGAGCGCGTCAAGACCCTCGCGGAAGTGTTCGAACCGCACGGGTTTCGGGGCTGGTTGTTGCGGCACACGACCGGCGGGGTCGGGGCGATCGCGGCGGAGTACGCCCGCCACCTGCTCGACGATCAACTCGAACTCTGA
- a CDS encoding helix-turn-helix domain-containing protein — protein sequence MRPTYSFPEAVVDAIARDRYGHPDPRVQARMEVLWLKSKGEPHGRIAELANVSRSTVQRTLRIYAAKGLDGIRSFGWKGQPSALTPHAATIEEAFRQHPPHTAHEAARRIEELTGVRRKESRVRRFLKNDLGMKCLKVAPIPVPPKKTVEEHAHAQADFLKDGPRTEVGGGAGR from the coding sequence GTGCGTCCCACGTATTCGTTTCCGGAGGCCGTGGTCGATGCGATCGCGCGGGATCGGTACGGGCACCCGGACCCGCGTGTGCAAGCGCGCATGGAGGTCCTTTGGCTCAAGAGCAAGGGGGAACCGCACGGGCGTATCGCGGAGTTGGCCAACGTGTCGCGGTCCACGGTCCAGCGGACGTTGCGGATCTACGCGGCCAAGGGCCTCGACGGTATTCGGTCGTTCGGGTGGAAGGGCCAACCCAGTGCTCTGACCCCGCACGCGGCGACGATCGAAGAGGCGTTCCGCCAGCATCCGCCGCACACGGCGCACGAGGCCGCGCGGCGGATCGAGGAGTTGACGGGCGTTCGGCGGAAGGAATCGCGGGTCCGCCGGTTCCTGAAGAACGACCTGGGGATGAAGTGCTTGAAGGTGGCACCGATCCCGGTGCCGCCCAAGAAGACCGTCGAGGAGCACGCCCACGCGCAGGCGGACTTTTTAAAAGACGGACCTCGAACCGAAGTTGGCGGAGGCGCGGGGCGGTAA
- a CDS encoding IS630 family transposase, whose product MAEARGGKRVVYFVDASHFVLASFLGWVWCFVRLYVRAASGRQRYNVLGALNAVTHELVTEINTTYITATSVCALLHKIASRGASVPVTLVMDNARYQRCALVTDTAKALGVELLFLPSYSPNLNLIERLWKFVKKDVLNSRHHQNFQTFQEAIDGCLTDLPTKHREKLATLLAHNFQTWDNVSILNA is encoded by the coding sequence TTGGCGGAGGCGCGGGGCGGTAAGCGTGTCGTGTACTTCGTGGACGCGTCGCACTTTGTATTGGCGTCGTTCCTGGGGTGGGTGTGGTGCTTCGTCCGGTTGTACGTGCGGGCGGCTTCGGGCCGGCAGCGGTACAACGTGCTGGGCGCACTCAACGCGGTCACGCACGAGTTGGTGACGGAAATCAACACGACCTACATCACCGCGACCTCGGTGTGTGCGTTGCTCCACAAGATCGCGAGCCGGGGGGCGTCGGTGCCGGTCACGTTAGTGATGGACAACGCTCGGTACCAACGGTGCGCGTTGGTCACGGACACGGCCAAGGCGTTAGGGGTCGAGTTGCTGTTCTTGCCGTCGTATTCGCCGAACTTGAACCTGATCGAGCGCCTCTGGAAGTTCGTGAAGAAGGACGTGCTCAACAGCCGCCACCACCAGAACTTTCAGACGTTCCAAGAGGCCATTGACGGGTGCTTGACCGACCTGCCGACCAAGCACCGCGAGAAACTGGCGACTCTGTTGGCCCACAACTTCCAGACCTGGGACAATGTGTCAATCCTGAACGCGTAA
- a CDS encoding dienelactone hydrolase family protein produces MPTQVTFTSGGRSVTAELYTPSGAPIKGVVVIAYGSDGLVDNDTGPWATMIRGYAADLEAAGTLVLIPDYLGATGTSPGLGTVLTALPAHRAAWEAVLVDALGHGLTLAPSGVKTGAIGFSLGGYLVLRVRGNVNALSSYFAPYSVIPGVPDIGPAPTPSRLTAAEVHHGGDDHIVPATNATRITTDLTAQGVSTDSYSYTGADHGFGSIGNDPAANAAARSLSKSRTLAFFARHLT; encoded by the coding sequence ATGCCCACACAAGTAACGTTCACGAGCGGCGGCCGGTCGGTTACCGCCGAGCTGTACACGCCGTCCGGTGCACCCATCAAGGGCGTCGTCGTGATCGCCTACGGGAGCGACGGACTGGTTGACAACGACACCGGACCCTGGGCCACTATGATCCGCGGGTACGCGGCCGACCTCGAAGCGGCCGGCACCCTTGTGCTCATCCCGGACTATTTGGGAGCGACCGGGACGAGCCCCGGATTGGGCACGGTGCTGACCGCCCTCCCCGCCCACCGCGCCGCCTGGGAAGCCGTGTTGGTGGACGCACTCGGTCACGGTCTCACGCTCGCACCGTCCGGAGTCAAAACCGGCGCGATCGGGTTCTCGCTGGGCGGGTACCTCGTTCTCCGGGTCCGGGGAAATGTCAACGCCCTGAGTTCGTACTTCGCGCCGTATTCCGTGATACCCGGGGTGCCGGACATCGGCCCGGCTCCCACCCCGAGTCGTCTCACTGCGGCCGAGGTCCATCACGGCGGCGACGACCACATCGTTCCGGCGACCAACGCGACCCGAATCACCACCGACCTGACCGCCCAAGGTGTGAGCACCGATTCGTACTCGTACACCGGCGCCGACCACGGCTTCGGCTCCATCGGGAACGACCCCGCGGCCAACGCGGCGGCCCGGTCGTTGTCGAAATCCCGAACCCTGGCGTTTTTTGCCCGCCACCTCACCTAA